The nucleotide sequence CCGGCCCGGACGGCCGGCCGGGCACGTTCGGCGGCCGGACCGCGACCGACTGGGTGCGGCTGCTCGGCGAGTCCGGTGTCGCCGCGCACGAGGTGGTCGGTCTGGCCGAGCTGATGACCGATCCACGGGCCAGGGGCCAGGGCCTGTCGATCACCCAGATCTCCGAGGAGGTCGGCGAGGTGGTCATGCCGGGCCCGGTCGTCCGTGCGGAACGGATCCCGGTCGGCCCCGGGCCCGCTGCCCGCCGGCCGGGGGCCGACGGCCGGGACGTCCTCACCGCGGCCGGCCTGGCCGACCGGATTTCCGAGCTCGAACGTTCCTGGGTGGTGCAGCTCGACGCCCTGCCCACCGGCTGGGCGCACTTCTAGCCCGGCCCCCGAAAGGAGACACATGCACGTCGACCTGCTCATCAAGGGCGGACACGTCCTCGATCCCGGCCGCTCGATCGACCGGCGCACCGACATCGCGATCGCCGACGGCCGGATCGCGGCGATCGGTGACGATCTCCCGACCGACGGCGTCGCCCGGGTCGTCGAGGTGCGGGCCCCCGGGCAGTACGTGGTTCCCGGCCTGCTCGACATCCACACCCACGTCGCCCACGGTGCGATCACCCCCGGCGTCGGGATGGAGGGCTGCGATCCGGACACCATCGGGGTCCGGTCCGGGGTGACCACCGTGCTCGACGCCGGCTCCGTCGGCGTGGCCAACATCGGCGTCTTCTCGGCGTACATCCAGCCGCGGGCCCGGACCAGGGTGATCCCGTACCTCAACATCGGCAGCTACGCCCACACCATGCCGACCATGGTGGACGTCAACGCGCTCACCGAGATCGATCCGGACGCGATCGGCCGCTGCGTCACGGCCAACCCCGGCCTGGTGCAGGGCATCAAGGTCCGGCTGGTCGGGCCGCTGATGGCCGAGCACGGCAAGGAGATCCTGGGCCGCAGCAGGCAGGTGGCCCAGGAGCACGGGGTCCCGCTGATGGTGCACATCGGCGACCTGTCCGCCCGTCGCCGCCCGGATCCGCACCTGCTCACCCCGGTGACCCGGTACGCGATCGAACAGCTCGCCCCGGGGGACGTGCTGACCCACCTGTGCACGCCCAACCACGGCGGCGTGCTCGGTGCCGACGACCTGATGCTGCCGCTGCTGACCGAGGCCCGCGAGCGCGGCGTGGTGCTGGACGCCGCGCTGGGCCGTGGGAACTTCGGGTTCGACGTGGCCCGCAGGCAGCGCGACGCCGGGCTGGCGCCGGACACCGTGTCCAGCGACCTGACCGCGATGGGCGAGTCGTTCCAGAGCCTGATGGAGTGCATGGCGAAGTTCATGGCCGTCGGCTACTCGCTGACCGAGGTCGTCCGGATGACCACCACGGACGCGGCGGCGGCGATCGGCAAGTCCGACGAGCTCGGCGCGATCGAGGTCGGCCGGGAGGCCGACCTCACGATCCTGGAGGTCGTCGACGGCGACTTCGAGTTCGTGGACACCGCAGGCGACACCTTCCCCGGCGCGCACGGCCTGCGGCCGGTGCAGACCGTGCGCGCCGGCGAGCTGATCGCGCCCCACTGGGGACCGCACCCGTGGGGCTGGCTGCCGGCCGGAGCGGAGCGGTCATGATCGCCGGCTGGCGCGCGGACCCGCGCTGGGCGGGGCGGCCTGCGGGGCCGGCCTACACCGACGTCACCGACACCGACACCGATGCCGACGACCACGTCTACCTGCTGACCCGCTCCGACGGGCAGGTCATCGTGCGCGATCCGGAGGGCGGGTTCGTCCGCAGCTGGGGCCGGGGCATGTTCACCACCCCGCACGGATTGACCGTCGGCCCGGACGGCTCGGTGTACTGCGTGGACGCCGGCGACCACACCGTCCGCCGGTTCACCCCGACCGGCGAGCTGCTGGCGGTCATCGGCACCGCGGGCACCCCGTCCGACACCGGGTACACGAGCGACCGGCCGGTCCGGGTGCACAGCGTCGAGCGGGTCCGGTATCCGGGCGACCCGTTCAACCGGTGCACCGCGCTCGCCGTGGCACCGAACGGGG is from Pseudonocardia autotrophica and encodes:
- a CDS encoding amidohydrolase family protein; protein product: MHVDLLIKGGHVLDPGRSIDRRTDIAIADGRIAAIGDDLPTDGVARVVEVRAPGQYVVPGLLDIHTHVAHGAITPGVGMEGCDPDTIGVRSGVTTVLDAGSVGVANIGVFSAYIQPRARTRVIPYLNIGSYAHTMPTMVDVNALTEIDPDAIGRCVTANPGLVQGIKVRLVGPLMAEHGKEILGRSRQVAQEHGVPLMVHIGDLSARRRPDPHLLTPVTRYAIEQLAPGDVLTHLCTPNHGGVLGADDLMLPLLTEARERGVVLDAALGRGNFGFDVARRQRDAGLAPDTVSSDLTAMGESFQSLMECMAKFMAVGYSLTEVVRMTTTDAAAAIGKSDELGAIEVGREADLTILEVVDGDFEFVDTAGDTFPGAHGLRPVQTVRAGELIAPHWGPHPWGWLPAGAERS